From the genome of Clavelina lepadiformis chromosome 2, kaClaLepa1.1, whole genome shotgun sequence:
ATTGTACTGCTAACGAAAGGATGACAGAGATGAATTCgcaaaaagaaatattatcTCTTATGCTAAAGCAAAGTCTCAAAATCAAATGTTAGTTTACTTAATGAACGCCTGCCGAGTATAATGTTAGTCTTTATCAACAATCAaactttgcaataaacaaagaCAATACACAAATCACGCTTGCTaaccaatcaatcaatcaatcaatcatgaTCATCAATCAAAAAAAGACAATGCTTGCTAAGCGAGatactgaaaaatttaataaaaatcaaacaatagAATTGTTTTTACGCAAAAAAAACGATTATAACAGGAAAAATATAACCTACTtgctttaaacattttaaacacaatcaactaaacataaaaatgtaatttaaaaaatgaaaatttgttaatCTGCAAGCGAGAGTATAGTGAAACGGcacaaaaacacaaagcaGAAATTTCCACATCATACCTACTAATAAAGAGTTGGTCTATTTAAAATTTGCGTACAAGTCGAACGATGCAAGAAACTCGTTGACAGCCTGATAGCAATACTTGTAGAGCTCTATGTTGCCAACAGCGCCTTGACGCAAATCTCGGATATCCTTGACCGTCCTGAACACATCTACACAGTTCTCGTTTTTCAATCGATCAACGAGGTTTGAAATGGCACAGAATGTGCCAGCCTGGCTAGATCCGTCCCTGTACAGTACAACAAACATTTGGACTTAGCACATAAAtacaattcattttttctaGTTTTCCTTTTCTAGGTGGGGTCAGCCAACAGCTATAAAACACAATGCATATGAAAGGCACATGAAGCCTACACATGCGCGTGAAATCAGAGACCATACAACTGATGCAATGGAAATACTACCTGCAATGCACGAGTGCGAGAATTTTTTTCCCTTTGACTTCTTGTGCGTTagtttgacatttttcaacAACTGAAATTGTCTCTAGAAGCGAGTTTGTAGAAGGGGGAATTCCGTTGGCCGGCCAGTCCTTCAGTTCTATTTGCTTTACGACGCGGGGTACCTTCCAATATTGTACCagtaaacattaaaatttggaAAGCAACAAACCTGTGAAATTCCATAAAGTACTTGCGTAGTATATAAAAGCGCACGATGTAATTAGATACCATATTATCCTTGGATACTTCGAATGTTCTTTCCACGCAATACGAAGACTGTGTGGTGCCGGTGGTTTTCACTTTAATATTTTCGAAGGTAACGGTTGCATTAATTTCTGGCCAGTATTTTACACAGCTTTCGTCCTATAAAGTATAGACTTAGGATCATTTATCAGATATGACATCAAAGCTACTGATAACATTCGCTAAGGCATGTCGCTTACATTTTAGCACAGTTTTAAGTCATCAAGGTGAAATTCTCATAAAATACTACTACAACAACGTCCGTATATCCTAACGCATTATGGCAATATCCTCTTGAAACGACTTGCAGAAACTATGATGTTGATGATTTGACtgtatttaatgtaaagaACGCACGAAATATAATCGTACCTCGTCCAAATTAACAATGCATGCGATGCAGTTATCAACCACACAACGCCAAAATATGTCAATGTTGGTAGGAACAGGGTCTTGGGCTACGATAAAGTAGCAACCGGCATTGTATGTCTGAAACACAATATGCAAACATATGAAGTTGtcctatttattttttaaaaattcaatgCTTAAAACGTAGAGGTTATGTATACCGAAATATTTGAAGCATTAATGTATGGCACATCCTTATCCTTTGACGTCATTTCCAAACACGCCAAGTTTTTGTCAtcttcaaaaacacatttgcggattgttgtaaaaaaagtttgcgaTAATAGCAAGAACGTCTTTAGCAGCTTACATTACGAGACTATGTTTGGTCATACAAAGCTCTGCAACCGAAACTTACATGGTAGAATACCAGGAACAAGATTCAAATTCTTGTTCACTTGTTTTCTGGCTGATGACATTTCAGCAAACGACGGCGGAACAGAGTTTAGCCAATTGAACTGAATTTGCATTCCAGTAGTTCGTGTTGAGTGGTCCATGCTGATGAAGCaccgaaataaaaaaattgaaaggttgacattaaaaaaaattcatgcgAAGAACAGCAATACAGTAATAGCATTACCAGTTAGTCGAATCTCTTAAAACTAcaaaagcaatattttttataaaacagcCAGCAAACGCAAGCATTTAAACTCAATCAATGTTAAGCATAAAGCAAGATTACACATTCAAGCAGGCTTCATGCTGCGAAAACGCCGAAACATCAACATCAGTATTTTCAAACATGGATATCTCAGTAAGCAGCTTGTGTATATAAACGTATTGAGCCTGAACAACAAACATGCTTAATGGACTTTAATATGACATATCTCAGTAATCGACTTTTTGCAAGACTGATAGTTTTTACCAGACTTTGAACCATTTCGGTTCTCTTCATTCGCATCTGATAGACCGTTGCAAATACATTGACTTTACCCTCACGTTCCAGTTGTTCGCTTAGAATATCAAGCGCAATAAACGTGCCCGTTCTGCCCACACCAGCGCTACAACAAATACCGAAAATTTAACCAATGTCCTGGTTGAAAACTGTTCTATAGTTACACAAATGAAAGTTTGATAAATGTTGAAGGAGAAAATCTGGataattaagataaaaaaaaaacaagtcaaatcCGTCTGGGACGTAAATTCTGTCACCTGCAGTGAACAAGCAACGGACATTTATTATCCATCTGAGCATGCAATGCAGCTCGATGGAGTCGAAGCAGACTGGATGTTGTGGGTGGTATACCGTGGTCTGGCCAACTCaaatattgaaaatgtgtTACAGCCAATGTTTCCTTCATAACatgtgttttaatttaaaaaggATATTTGAATACAAAATGCAAGACTAAAGCCGAACTGCATAGCACTCGTAGAAGCTGTATTACCTACCTCAGATGAAGTACATTTAACACTGAAATATCTACAGATGTAGTCACCATAGAATATCTCGTTGTTTGTGCGAACCAATATGTTACCAAAGGCCATTTCTTCGCCAGGGTCATGCCAGTATTTTTCACATTTAGTCTAACAATATAAAACGATAATGACTCTGTTAAAAAACGTTGTGCATCGATAGAAAGATGAATTTATTCATAATAATTCTTTTCGAACAACTTTTTCACATATCTTATCATCTATTTTGAAACGAACCAATTTATATGTGACCTATATTCTTAACCTTTTCGCAAAGTAATTGTGcgctaaaatgtttattacctTGTTGCCTTCCCTCAACTGAGTGACCATCACGATGACTTTGCATCGTTGTTCAAAGACCATCCTCCAGAAATCATTCAATGTGTTCTCTTTTGGACCTTGAGTCGCAATAAACTTGGCAGTTTGGGAATATCCCTGTAAAAGCACCGACAACCAGTAAAATTAGACGTGTAAAGTATCCGGATAAAAGAAACATGAGATGATTTGGAACTCACGTCAATAAAGGATGCATTTATGTAATCGGTATGTGGCTGATCTGCCAAGAGTACCAACTTCACACGAGCATCGTCaactaaatattaaaaacactgaaaaacttaaatattaaattcatgaattaaaaaatttagaaatcGTCAGTTAATTTCGAGAATTCCGCAGTAAGATGTATTACGATTTACGAGTACCTGTGGAAAACGAATACGAGAAACTGAAGCAGCCACCAAACGTAAAATAAGCCGTCAAACTGACCGATTTATAATTATAGGCCGTTCTTAATTTTGGGTATTCAAATAAAGCCGAACCCTATCGTAGTACTACCTTTCATCATTAGTTTTTTACCCGACACTATAATTACAGTAAACTTTAGCTTTAATGCAAAACTTGTCTTACTCGGGGCAATATTCTTGAAGCGGTTCTTCTGGACATTCTCAGTGTGCTTTGCGCTGGTTGTTGGTAGCGACTGTTCAGCGACCAATGTTTTCAAGTTTGTCTGGAAACGatataaatttagaaaaacatgTCGTCGGCGAATTGAAAATCTAAAAGCAAACAGTGTTTATACGAAAAAACCGTTGGAACTTCAAGACATCAACTACTTGCGCGAAATCATTTCAAACTATGCTAAAACCTGAAATTCttccaaaaatataaaatcatCGTTTCTTCGTTTCGACAGATAAACTTTTAACAAATTGTCAGACTGGATGTCGAATTCCCTAAATGGACCAGCAAGTTGCACCGGATTCGCAACGATGACTTCATCGTCATCTGAAAATGAATCTACAATGACAATTGCTGTTGTGCTGGTAAAACTGTGCTCATTGCCAAATAACATTCTTTAGACTATGTTTTAAAGAATATGGAGAATCGAAAACATACTCAAGTATCTTACCGCTGTTTTGCGCTGGAGTTCGACGTTGCATAGATATACAGTTCGGGGTGTCACGACGAACGCTCTTCTTACATATTCGCCTGCAAAAACTGGGTAATGACATAAAAGTAATACATGGCCCATGTCTAAAAAGATATGTAAGAAAAACCATGACGAATCGGACCACCTCTTGTACATGACGATTGCCACGATAATCACAATCACAATGATCAACCCCACTACGATAGCAATGATATAGCCAAAATCTGCTGATATCTCTGCGAAAACAACAAGCAATGTTGAATCTATTAATGAATTTGATGATGCAACTATAATATGTACAACAGTCTAACATACTTCTATACACATACATGATATTCATACATTTCTTTTCTGAATTTACATTCTGGGTTTACTCAgttttgtcatattttattaattaattttccTCACCCACTGACCATTGCTAACCAACCatttgttaataattaatcgaaaACGTTATACTTCTATGAAAAGTGCACCCCAGTTTCATTAATGAAGACTAGTACAGCACACGGATTTCGAGCGAGCGTATTCGCGTGTGATTCACATTTAATTCAACCGACTGGGCAGCTGACAACCTGGTTTACTTAAGGAAACGCAAAACAGTCATCTCTGTGCAGACTCAGTCTTACCTTGGAGTTGCCAAGATAGTTTCAAAGCGAATGCCTCGATCTGTTCATTGTTAACATCACAACTAACCAACACCATAGGGTAACAAACGAAGCCAAACAAACATACCCGGCCGTACGACGATTGGACCAGATCGGGGGCTGGCTGTATAAAGTTTCCCAGTCTTCGACAAGGTAGAAGTGACTGCGTAATATGTAAAGTTAGTCTCGGCTGGCAATGGTCTATTTTGTGCCCGAATTATTGTTGAAGTTTCTCGTCGTTTTCTCCTTTCACTGCTTGCGGCGCAATCGACCTTTTCAAGACTTTCAACATCACAGCAGGTTAAGCTTCCATCCCCGAGGTTAATTTCCATTTCTTCGTCAAATCtaggaaaaaaaaatttttgcttcaaCTATAgcttgcaaaaacaacaactgagaacttttaaaacatttaacttgACAAAGGTTGCAATCACAAAATCACAAAGGAAAAAAGCTGTCATGTGACCATATCACTATACAAAATTACCTTTCCAGTGCCATGGCAACATAGGGCTGATCGTCAACGGGTTCATCTGCTTGTGCTAAGTTATCAATGCTTGCTTCAAcgaaattgtttttctttggcATTCCGATTTGTACAACAACGAAGTAGCAACTGATAATAATTGATACATTCGATAATGATTAGATTTATTGGTAAGTGGCCAGGACATGGGCAATTATAATtggattaaaaatttaaattgtaacaaaatttcCAAACATTCCACAAGGTAGCCTGCAACCTACCTGATAATACCGTTTCTCTCACTCACAGGGGTCAAGATAATAGATACAAGACCTCTGCTAGTGGGGGAGGAAGTCGATGATAACTTCAATTCAATTTTGGGTGGACCTTGGTAGAAATGAAATACTTAAAATTATTGTTCAATTTTGACAGCATACAAGCTTTGCTAGTTACTATATATAGTACGATAAAAAAGGATGGAGTTTGAATATATACAATCATTCGACCATACTTGAAGGACTGGTGACACAAGTTCCACGAACAGGATCAGACCAGGCAGTGGGAATGAGACCACGACATGGTGATGAAGGCACGACACCAACTTCTACTTGATAATCGGTGTTTGGATTAAGGTTACTGATGACGTAATTTGATGTTGATTTTTCAACTCTGGTGACGTTTACATCAGCGGAATTTGAAGTGTTTGACCGAGCCGAGTTAATAAATTCGGTTATTTTGATCTGTAGATAAATTCCTTCAATAAAAAAGCGGTGATAACACACAAAGATCGcaaattcattttcaacaCCAATTTTCGACATTATTTGACTATATTGTAGGAGTAGCAACATACAAAGATAAATTACATACATCAAAATATCCTATTTCTTCATCTTGGTTCGTTAGCGTCAAGGAAGGCCAAGACAATATACAGGTTTCGGCAGATTGATTAAAAGTAAGTTCAATTCTATGAGGAGCTGTTAAGTTTCCGCGGCcagtaattgcattttttccaCCACGTAGTGGCGCATTCTCGCATCCCAGGAATAAAGGAAGAATCTGATAAAAAGTTTCCATTTTGAACAATTGCAAACATTTCCTAAATCAACACACTGTCAGGTTACAATTTACGATATATACAACGTGACAGATGTTATGAAATTAATACCTTTATATGATAGTGCACACGAGGTTGTAAGTTTGTCAACATCAATGATCGCTCTCCAGTTGGCGCTTCCACAATGTTTAACGGTCTAACtccacaaaaaatttttatactaaaatttaaacttggATCTCTTGGATGGTTGTCATTTCAGCAATGATTGGCAACATTTACCAATCAGAATTCAGCAAATTCAAAATGAGCCACAAAAACATGGTTTTTAGTAATTTACATGACAGTCACCCACTTTGCATTAATGCCCTTACTTTCTGAAACTGATTCTGATTCTGAAACACTTGAACTCGATGAGCAAAAGATATCGCTCCAGGAAGAATTTCCCATGAAATATTGAGCTTTCTACCATCGCATGTaattggatcagcagtaattGATGTTTGGGGAGCGTAATGAAGTACTGCAACAAGGTGTTAAGCCttggttttaaaatactttataCAGATAAATTTTGTAGTAACAGATACCCAGTACTTCgtagaaaatttcaacaacataAGTAGTAAtgtaaaacattaaattaagCCTTCAATGAAACGTGTTTTGAGCGGTAAAGTTCtagcaaattaatttttatcaattacTTCTTCGGCTGTTAATTTCACCTATATCTCGACTCCGTAAAGACGAAACAAACCTAAGATGTCTCTGGCTTTAAAAAATGGCACCAAACATTTGGGAAGTATGTGAGCATGTGAACTgtgaatttcaaaacaatattGTACACCCTAATCGTCCCATTCCTAATTTGTTCTTAACGCTATGTCAAGTATTATTGAATCAGTTAATATTCAAGTTATAGCTCCTTTTCCAGTTGGCCACAACATCCTCAGTACACCCCTTCAGAACGCCGTGGTACTCTGTGATTAGCCCAGAAAACTGTTGGACTctaacatgaaaaatttgctgTGATCTCTGGTTGAGAGATCACGTGTCTGTCGTCATCTATCAAACTCCATATGACCTAACTTTCATGAAGGCTGCTGCTGCGTGTCGCTCCTCTGCCAGCAAAATTTACAGACAAACATCTCCCACAGGATACAaattcagcaaaacaaaatataagaCTTTTTGTGATATTCTGTCTCGTGCAGTACAGCACAAGCACTTATAAAACTAGCCATTAGTAATTAAATGCACTGAGGATTGCACTGAGAGGTACTAAAATTTAACGGTAGAGTGCTATGTGACATGATGCGTGGCATTAAATGCCATATAGCACTGCACGACGCTAAACGgaatttaaaacataaatataataattgaatattaacgaataaaacggaatttaaacaaacatattgATTGGAGTCGAATTTCTTATCAAATCAGTAAaactaataaaactttatcgCTGATCAAAATTcacaaaatatcaaacaataCCTCTACATAAAGGGAAAGAATTTCTGCTCTGATATTTCGAAACAACAAGATCTGCTCCAGTTTGGTATATACGTATGCAACCATCTACATTTTGTACGATGTTTTCTTTCAATGTAACGTTAGATTTGGCTGATATCCAGTAATAGTAAAAGTGGCTGTAATGGATGTAATAGCTTTTCtctatcaaaacaaaaataatcacCTAT
Proteins encoded in this window:
- the LOC143445617 gene encoding receptor-type tyrosine-protein phosphatase epsilon-like; its protein translation is MLTNLQPRVHYHIKILPLFLGCENAPLRGGKNAITGRGNLTAPHRIELTFNQSAETCILSWPSLTLTNQDEEIGYFDIKITEFINSARSNTSNSADVNVTRVEKSTSNYVISNLNPNTDYQVEVGVVPSSPCRGLIPTAWSDPVRGTCVTSPSSPPKIELKLSSTSSPTSRGLVSIILTPVSERNGIISCYFVVVQIGMPKKNNFVEASIDNLAQADEPVDDQPYVAMALERFDEEMEINLGDGSLTCCDVESLEKVDCAASSERRKRRETSTIIRAQNRPLPAETNFTYYAVTSTLSKTGKLYTASPRSGPIVVRPEISADFGYIIAIVVGLIIVIVIIVAIVMYKSFCRRICKKSVRRDTPNCISMQRRTPAQNSDSFSDDDEVIVANPVQLAGPFREFDIQSDNLLKVYLSKRRNDDFIFLEEFQTNLKTLVAEQSLPTTSAKHTENVQKNRFKNIAPIDDARVKLVLLADQPHTDYINASFIDGYSQTAKFIATQGPKENTLNDFWRMVFEQRCKVIVMVTQLREGNKTKCEKYWHDPGEEMAFGNILVRTNNEIFYGDYICRYFSVKCTSSEETLAVTHFQYLSWPDHGIPPTTSSLLRLHRAALHAQMDNKCPLLVHCSAGVGRTGTFIALDILSEQLEREGKVNVFATVYQMRMKRTEMVQSLAQYVYIHKLLTEISMFENTDVDVSAFSQHEACLNVMDHSTRTTGMQIQFNWLNSVPPSFAEMSSARKQVNKNLNLVPGILPYDKNLACLEMTSKDKDVPYINASNISTYNAGCYFIVAQDPVPTNIDIFWRCVVDNCIACIVNLDEDESCVKYWPEINATVTFENIKVKTTGTTQSSYCVERTFEVSKDNMVPRVVKQIELKDWPANGIPPSTNSLLETISVVEKCQTNAQEVKGKKILALVHCRDGSSQAGTFCAISNLVDRLKNENCVDVFRTVKDIRDLRQGAVGNIELYKYCYQAVNEFLASFDLYANFK